The window GGATGTACGACATATTCACCCGCAGGGCCGGTCCGGCCGGGGATTTTTTCGAGATTCCGGTCCAGAAGAAATGGGCCGGCGGTGTAATGGTCACGGCCCATGCCATCCCCCTGCGCGAGGCTACGGCGCCGGCCAGCGGATCGGCCTGGCTGGCTATGGATCCAGCGCTGACCACGCTGTCTGTGACCCTGGAGACGCCGCAGATGGTGCCGGGACAGGGGCTTCAGGTTCCGGTGATTCTGGGCAACCTGTCGCCGGGCGAAAAGGCTGCCGTGCTGGTGGACGGCCTGTTCCGCGAGGAAGGGTCGCAGACGGCCGCCCTGTCCGTGGTGGCCGAGGCGGGAGCAGATGGAAGGGTGACAGTGACCCTGCCTGAAGGGGGTGTACAGGGCCGGATTGATCTGGCCGTGCTGGCCTGGTCTGTGAAGAAGACGGGACGGGCTTCGGCAGTGCTGTCGGTGGACAGGAAAGGAAAGCTGGAGCGGGTGAGGGGAATCGAACCCCCGTCTTAAGCTTGGGAAGCTTCTGCTCTGCCATTGAGCTACACCCGCGCCGGAGGTGGCCTTTATAGGCGAGGTAATATCACGGTTCAAGGGCGGTTCAGGGCATGGATCAGGCACAGGCCTTTCAGGGTCAGCTCCGGATCCACGTGGTCGAAAATGTCTGTGGCGCCGGAGAACAGGCCTGACAGGCCACCGGTGGCGATGACCTTCATGGGCTGGCCGTATTCAGCCTGCATGCGCCGGACCAGATTTTCCACAAGACCGATATAGCCCCAGAATACGCCGGACTGCATGCCCAGAACAGTGGTTTTTCCGATCACGCGCGGTGGGCGGGCGATTTCGACCCTGGGCAGGCGCGCGGTGATCTGGTGCAAGGCTTCCAGGGAACTGTTGGGTCCAGGAATAATGATAATACCCTCATAACTGCCGTCAGCGCTGACTGCGCTGAAAGTCGAGGCTGTTCCAAAGTCCACCACAATGCAGGGACCGCCATACAGCTTTCCGGCGGCCACAGCGTTGGCCAGACAGTCGGCGCCAATAATGCCCGGCGGATCCATCAGGATACGGATTCCGCCGTTTGCATCCCCGGTACCTGCCAGGACAGGATCCTGGTGAAACCATTTCTGGCACAGGGTTTTCAGATTGAATATAGCCCGGGGCACCACGCTGCCGATAATGGCGGCGTCTACATCTTTTGGGCCAAATCCCTGCAGCGTCATCAGCTGCAACAGCCAAGCAGCGTATTCGTCCGCCGTGCGCCGGGGATCGGTGGCGCAGCGCCAGACAGCTTTTATCGTGGTTCCCTCGCACAGGGCAAACACCACATTGGTATTGCCCGCATCAATGGCCAGAAGCATGACGTACCCCCGACTGCACTGACTGCACGGTAATTGCACGCAACTGCACCATAATCCCACCACCGGAATCCTGTGCCCGTCTGGTTTTTGGGGTTTTCCCGGCCTTTAACTGCACCCTTGCGGCGCGGGTGCAATGGTTAACGCCGCGAGTCCGTAAACATTCCTTGTCATTTGTTGTCATTTTGTGGTGGTCCGGATTGCCCGTTCCCTTTTTTGTCATCGTGAGCGAAGCGAAGGATCTTCCGGCCGCAGAAAGATCCTTCAGTCGCTGCCGTTCCTTCAGGATGACAGCGGGAATGATGGTGGAAAGAGGGAAAGAAAACCCCGGAACCGTACGCACGTTTACCTCCATAATAAAGATAAAATTCCCTGTACAGGAAAATGATCCTTATGTCAAGGATCCCCTTTCCTGCGGACGGCTGGTCATGGGGAAACGCTTTCTTTTTCAGGAAAAAACACATCCGCGGCGGTGATGGTCTGGCGGGTGCCGTCGGGCAGGCGCAGGACCAGCGCACCGGAGTCGTCCAGCGCCTCGAACACGCCGGCAATTTCCCGGTCGGGCAGGCGGGCTGTCACGGGCTGGCCTACGCCCCGGGCCTGTTTCAGCCAGGCATCCCGGATGGCGGAAAAGCCCTGCTTTTCCCAGATGTGGACCCAGCGATCCAGGACCTGGACCAGCACGGGCAGGGCCTGGTCGGGTGTGACGGGATCTGTCATGCCGGCGGTCCGGCGGTGTACGCCCAGGTCCGTGCAGGGATAGGGCATTTCCGGCGGGTGGAAAGCCAGGTTGATCCCGATGCCGATGACGATCCAGGGGGCTGTCAGGTCCGCCTCCAGCAGCAGGCCGGAGATCTTGGCGCCATGCACCAGCACATCATTGGGCCATTTCAGGTTGACGGGAGTATCGGGCGGAAGGAAAGTCCGCACAGTGTCCGCAATGGCCAGAGCCGCTGCGAACGACAGGCGTGCGGACTGATCCAGCAACGGGCGCAGCAGGGTGGAGCAGTACAGGTTACCGGGAGGTGAGACCCAGGCCCGGCCCCGCCGACCGCGCCCGGCTGTCTGTTCCCGGGTCCAGACAACGGTGCCGGAGGGGGCGCCGGCGGTGGCCCTCTCCTTCGCCTCGTCATTGGTGCTGCCGATGGTGTCGAAGGCCACTAACGTATAACCGACAGGAAGTGCTACGGGGTCTGTTTCTTTCATCAAGTCCAACCTTGGCCTCACCCTTCGACAGGCTCAGGGTGAGGATTTTCTTCTGAGCCTCATGGTGAGCCTGTCGAACCATGAGGCGAATGGGCAGGCAAAAGCCCCATCACCCCGTAATCGACCCCGCCGCCCAGGCGGCCAGGTCCATGACCGGATTGACCAGCGCCAGAAAGGCCGGGAAGGTCAGCAGGGCTGTGCCGGCAATGACCAGGCGCAGGCTGGCGCCTTCCACTTTATCCAGGGAGGCGACAGGTTCTTCCAGCCACATGATACGGACGATGTTCAGGTAATAGAACGCGGCCACCACGCTGGAGAGCACGCCCAGGATGGCCAGGCCCAGCAGCAGGGGCTGGCTGCCACCCGCTTCCACGGCGGCCTGGAAGATGAAGAATTTGGCGAAAAAGCCTGCGGCCGGCGGAATGCCCGCCATGGAAAACATGAACACCAGCATGGCCAGCGCGAGGGGCATGTGGGTGCGGGCCAGCCCGGCCAGGTCAGAGAGTTTTTCCACCGGCTCTCCGTGCCGGCGCATGGCCAGCACAACGCCAAAGGCTCCGGCGGAGGTGAGCATGTACACGACCATATAGAACAGCAGGCCGCGCACGCCTTCGCTGCTGCCGGCTGCAAGGCCGATGAGGGCATAGCCCGCATGGCCGATCGAGCTGTAGGCCAGCAGGCGCTTGATGTTGTCCTGCCGGATGGCGCCGAAGGCCCCCACGATCATGGAGGCGGCAGACAGGAACACCAGGACCTGCTGGGCCTGGCTGTCCATGCCGGCGAACGGGCCCCACAGGATGCGGGCCAGAAGGCCCAGTGCCGCCACCTTGGGCGCCAGGGCGAAAAAGGCGGTCACCGGGGTCGGGGCGCCCTGATAGACGTCCGGCGCCCACATATGGAAGGGTGCGGCCGAGACCTTGAACGCCATGCCCGCCAGGACCAGGACCATACCCACCACCACGCCAAAGGGCAGGTTGCCGTTATGGCTGACCAAGGTCTGGGCCAGCAGGTCGAACGAGGTGCTGCCTGCAAAGCCATAGAGCAGCGACATGCCGTACAGCATCAGGCCCGAGGACAGGGCGCCCAGAACGAAATATTTCAGCCCCGCCTCGCCCGAACGGGCACGGTCCCGCTGGAAGGCGGCCAGGATGTACAGGGACAGACCCTGAAGCTCCAGCCCCAGGTACATGGACATCAGGTCGTTGGCCGACACCATGACCATCATGCCGGTAACGGCCAGGATCACCAGAACGGGATATTCAGACTGGCCCATGTCGCTGTCCCGGGTGGAGCGCAGGCCCATGAGCAGGGCCAGTACCGCGCCCGTCAGGATCAGGCCTTTCAGGACCAGGGCGAAGGGGTCCAGGATGAACATGCCGTACATCCCCACCTGCTGTGCCCCGCCGGTCTGGACGGCTACGGCCATCAGGATTGCAGCGCCCGGAAAGCCGGCCAGGGCGGCCACGTGCAGACTGTCCGCCACACGGCTGCCACGCAGGGCGCCCAGCATCAGCAGGGCCATGGCCACCAGGGCCAGATACACTTCCGGCAGGGCCGGGATGAAGAGGGGGAGAGATACAGTCATGGGCCTGATACCTCGAGCCTGAAGGGGGCAAGGTCTGCCGCTTTCCGCGCTGCGGCAAGGCGGGCCTGGTAGTCGGTGATCAGGGACCGGACAGAGGCGGCAGATATATCCAGGACCGGGCCCGGGTAAATGCCCATCCACAGCACCAGGGCAACGACGGGGACGAAAGTGACAGTCTCGCGCCAGGTCAGGTCGCGCAGGGTGCGCACATCCTCATGCACCACGGGGCCGAACACCACCCTGCGGTACAGCAGCAGCATGTACGCTGCGCCCAGGATAACACCCAGCGCGGCCAGGGCGGCGACCCAGGTTCTGACCATAAAGGCGCCCTGGAGGCTGAGGAACTCGCCCACGAAACCGCTGGTTCCCGGCAAGCCGACCGAGGCCAGCATGAACACCATGAACACAACGGCGTACCTGGGCATGATGTTCACCAGGCCGCCATAGCGGGCAATCTCCCGCGTGTGAAGACGGTCATAGACCACGCCCACGCACAGGAACAGCGCGCCGGACACCAGGCCATGGGACAGCATCTGGAACATGCTGCCCTGGATTCCCTGCTCATTGAGGGAGAACATACCCAGGGTCACAAATCCCATGTGCGCCACGGACGAATAGGCGATCAGCTTTTTCATGTCCTTCTGGACCAGGGCCACCAGCGACGTATAGATGATGGCGACGACGCTCAGGCCAAAGACCAGCGGCGTGAAGAACTCCGTGGCCTGCGGGAATATGGGAATGGAAAACCGCAGGAAGCCGTATCCGCCCATCTTCAGCAGCACACCCGCCAGGATGACCGAGCCCGCTGTGGGCGCTTCCACGTGCGCATCGGGCAGCCAGGTGTGCACGGGCCACATGGGTACCTTGACCGCGAATGAGGCGAAAAAGGCCAGCCACAGCCAGGTCTGCAGGGTGGCGGGCAGATCCGTGGTCATCAGCGTGGGAATGTCGGTGGTGCCGGCCTTCAGGTACAGGGCCAGGACAGCCAGCAGCATGAGGACCGAGCCCAGCAGGGTGTACAGGAAAAACTTGAACGAGGCATAGATGCGCCGCGCGCCGCCCCAGATCCCGATGATCAGGAACATGGGGATCAGCACGCCCTCAAAGAAAACGTAGAACAGCACGATGTCCAGTGACGCGAAGACCCCCACCATCAGGGTTTCCAGCACCAGGAAGGCCACCATGAACTCCCGCACGCGCTTTTTGATGGCGCTCCAGGCGGACAGGATACATACGGGCGTCAGGAAGGTGGACAGCAGGACAAAGGGCATGGAAATGCCGTCCACGCCAAGGCGCCAGGAAATGCCCCACGTGGGCATCCAGGGGATGCTCTCCTCGAACTGGAAGCTGGAGTTGGCGGGGTCGAACCACACCCACAGGCCCAGCGACAGGACGAAAGTGGCCAGGGAGGTGCCCAAGGCTGTGACTTTGGCTCTCTGCTGCGCCGCGGTGGAATCGTCCCGGGCCAGAAGCAGGATCAGCAGGCTTCCCGCCAGGGGCAGGCACAGCAGAATGGACAGCAGCGGAAAGTCAGGCATGGGTCACGGCATGAACGGGGTACGCAGAGGATATGGTGGCCCCACTCATACTCCTTCCCGCGCCGTCTGTGAAGGCCCGGAGGTCAGGGCATGGTGTGGCTGAGCAGTCCCCTTCCCACGACAACGGGCCAGACCACGGCAATTTCATCCCGGAAAACCTGCCGGATTTCATCCAGGACATCTTTGGTGCAGCAGACAACAACCCGGGGCCGGGAGTCTCCCCGGCCTTTCATTTGCGGGGATTCAGATTCGGGCCTCGCCCTCTGGATAACTGTCAGGTTCCTGTGATCCAGCCGGCTCCTGTTTTTTGTCCACCACAGGCTCAGCCGC of the Pseudomonadota bacterium genome contains:
- a CDS encoding type III pantothenate kinase — protein: MLLAIDAGNTNVVFALCEGTTIKAVWRCATDPRRTADEYAAWLLQLMTLQGFGPKDVDAAIIGSVVPRAIFNLKTLCQKWFHQDPVLAGTGDANGGIRILMDPPGIIGADCLANAVAAGKLYGGPCIVVDFGTASTFSAVSADGSYEGIIIIPGPNSSLEALHQITARLPRVEIARPPRVIGKTTVLGMQSGVFWGYIGLVENLVRRMQAEYGQPMKVIATGGLSGLFSGATDIFDHVDPELTLKGLCLIHALNRP
- a CDS encoding biotin--[acetyl-CoA-carboxylase] ligase, which translates into the protein MKETDPVALPVGYTLVAFDTIGSTNDEAKERATAGAPSGTVVWTREQTAGRGRRGRAWVSPPGNLYCSTLLRPLLDQSARLSFAAALAIADTVRTFLPPDTPVNLKWPNDVLVHGAKISGLLLEADLTAPWIVIGIGINLAFHPPEMPYPCTDLGVHRRTAGMTDPVTPDQALPVLVQVLDRWVHIWEKQGFSAIRDAWLKQARGVGQPVTARLPDREIAGVFEALDDSGALVLRLPDGTRQTITAADVFFPEKESVSP
- the nuoN gene encoding NADH-quinone oxidoreductase subunit NuoN is translated as MTVSLPLFIPALPEVYLALVAMALLMLGALRGSRVADSLHVAALAGFPGAAILMAVAVQTGGAQQVGMYGMFILDPFALVLKGLILTGAVLALLMGLRSTRDSDMGQSEYPVLVILAVTGMMVMVSANDLMSMYLGLELQGLSLYILAAFQRDRARSGEAGLKYFVLGALSSGLMLYGMSLLYGFAGSTSFDLLAQTLVSHNGNLPFGVVVGMVLVLAGMAFKVSAAPFHMWAPDVYQGAPTPVTAFFALAPKVAALGLLARILWGPFAGMDSQAQQVLVFLSAASMIVGAFGAIRQDNIKRLLAYSSIGHAGYALIGLAAGSSEGVRGLLFYMVVYMLTSAGAFGVVLAMRRHGEPVEKLSDLAGLARTHMPLALAMLVFMFSMAGIPPAAGFFAKFFIFQAAVEAGGSQPLLLGLAILGVLSSVVAAFYYLNIVRIMWLEEPVASLDKVEGASLRLVIAGTALLTFPAFLALVNPVMDLAAWAAGSITG
- a CDS encoding NADH-quinone oxidoreductase subunit M, translated to MPDFPLLSILLCLPLAGSLLILLLARDDSTAAQQRAKVTALGTSLATFVLSLGLWVWFDPANSSFQFEESIPWMPTWGISWRLGVDGISMPFVLLSTFLTPVCILSAWSAIKKRVREFMVAFLVLETLMVGVFASLDIVLFYVFFEGVLIPMFLIIGIWGGARRIYASFKFFLYTLLGSVLMLLAVLALYLKAGTTDIPTLMTTDLPATLQTWLWLAFFASFAVKVPMWPVHTWLPDAHVEAPTAGSVILAGVLLKMGGYGFLRFSIPIFPQATEFFTPLVFGLSVVAIIYTSLVALVQKDMKKLIAYSSVAHMGFVTLGMFSLNEQGIQGSMFQMLSHGLVSGALFLCVGVVYDRLHTREIARYGGLVNIMPRYAVVFMVFMLASVGLPGTSGFVGEFLSLQGAFMVRTWVAALAALGVILGAAYMLLLYRRVVFGPVVHEDVRTLRDLTWRETVTFVPVVALVLWMGIYPGPVLDISAASVRSLITDYQARLAAARKAADLAPFRLEVSGP